GATGCGCTAACTAGTCCCTTACTTAATCAGCCTGTGCTAGCGATTAATAATTTAAGCTTAAGGCTTTCGCATCGCCAGTTATTAAAAAACATTAATGTTGAGCTTAAAGCCGGTCAAGTAAGTGTGTTAATTGGTGCCAACGGCGCGGGTAAAAGCTCGCTTTTTAAATGCATCGCGGGTGAGCACTCCTATCAAGGTAAGCTGCATTTATTTGGCCAAGAGCGCCACGCCTGGTGTCGCCAAGCATTGGCGCGCCAGCTTGGTGTATTACCGCAACAATCGAGCTTACAGTTTCCTTTTCTTGCTAAAGAAGTGGTCAGTTTAGGGCGCATTCCTCACCAAGCAAGCCCAAGTGAACACGCAAAAGTGATTGAGTATTGCATGCGCCAAGCACAGGTGTGGCAGCTGCGTGATGCGCCCTACCCGCAGTTATCTGGCGGTGAAAAGCAGCGAATTCACTTTGCACGGGTGCTGGCTCAATTAACCGGCACTCAACAACCTAAGCTGCTGCTGTTAGATGAACCTACTTCTGCTTTGGATCTTGGCCAACAGCATAGTGTGCTAGAGGAAGCTCGGCGCTTAGCAAGCCAAGGGTGTGGCGTGTTAGTAATTATTCACGACTTAAATTTAGCTGCCCGCTATGGCGATCAGCTATTGCTATTAGATAAAGGAGAGTTAGTCAGCCAAGGCAGCGCTCAGCAGGTATTAAGCACAGAAAACGTGGCGCGCTATTTTGGTTATAAGGCTCAGCTAATACAAAGTCCCTTTGGACATCCCATATTAATATAAGCCAGCACCAGATAAGCAGTCGCGAAGCACTAGACGTGTTACTCTTGAGATAACTTGCCATTAACGAGAAGGAATCCCTCGTGCAAAAGCAATTATTCGCCCTACTCGCCCTTGCTCTGTCTTTACCTGTGGCGGCCGAGCCAATATCAGTGAATGCTTTCAATGCTTGCGCGGCCCTAAGCCCAAATGATGCCAGACTGGCCTGCTATGACCAATTAGCTAAAGACCACGCCAAGATTAGCGAACATGCCGATACTGCCCACGGAAAGTGGGAAGTCGATATCAAAGTTGACCCTATTGATGACTCAAAAACGGTGCATATTGCGCTCACCGCCGACTCGGGTAACTCACGATATGGCAAGCCGATTCAGTTATTAGCAAATTGTGACTCAGACCAAACCGAGTTACTGATCGACTGGCAAATCTATTTAGGTAGTGAAGCTAAAGTCACGCTAAGAATTGGCGATCATCCTGCCCACACCACCAAATGGAAACTGTCTTCCAATAGGCAGCAATCTTTTAATACTGCGCCCATCGAGACCTTAAAAACCATGCTGCAAGCTGAACAAATGGCCGCACAAACCACTCCTTTTAATCAACAGCCCTCTACTGCTATTTTTGATCTTAGAGGCTTAGACGAGGCCATTAAACCCTTACGTGCCGCCTGTAATTGGTAATTCGCCGCTACTAACCCGCTCTTTCAGGGACAGCTAGCCACTGAGGCACATGACCGGTGTGCTCAGTAAAGCGTGCCAAATCGGCTTTACTGAGTAACACAGTGGCGGTGTTGCGCAGAGGGTGACACTGCAAGTGCTCACCCGGCATTAAGTCGTTATCTAGCCACAACTCCACCGCCTGCTCACTATCATTAATCAGCGCCAACACTGAGACATGTCCAGGCGCGACTTTTAAGTATTTATCGAGTCGCTCTGGCGAGGCAAACCCTAAGCGCGACCACGACACTTGTTTAGATAAGGCTTTTAAGTCTACCTGTTTATGAGGGGTGGTTAATAATAAGGCATGACGGCGGCCATAATTATCCCGTAAAAATAGATTTTTAAGTCGGGTACCGGGTCTGTCTAATAATAAACGGTCGGCCTCATTACAAGTAAAAAGAGGAGCATGCTCAATCACCTCAGGTGTAATGTGCCAACTTGCTAGTTTTTCTAAGATGTCCATGATGTTTACTCTTTTATAAACCCACTTTGCCCTATATTAACAACAGCTAAATAGCAAATCTCAGGCAAAGATGTGGTTATTAGTAGTTCAATTTCTTGTTATTGGAGGCCGCTATGTCGGTACCACCCATAAAACTTAGCCAAGTGACTCTCTCCATGTTGGACTTAGTGCCCACGAGAAGCGGCCATACCATAGCAGAGGCGATTAATGAGTCAGTGGCCGTGGCTCAACATGTGGAGCGCTTAGGCTTTAAGCGCTTTTGGCTGGCTGAGCATCATAATATAGAAGGCATTGCCAGCTCTGCTACAGCGGTGCTGATTGGACATATTGCCGGTCATACGCAGCATATTCGGGTGGGCTCTGGCGGTATTATGCTTCCCAACCACCCGCCATTGGTGGTAGCCGAACAATTTGGCACCTTAGCTACTATGTATCCCAATCGTATTGACTTAGGCTTAGGCCGTGCTCCAGGCAGTGATCAAGTAACCATGCGTGCGCTACATCGCCGACCAGAAGATGCCGACCATTTTCCACATCACGTCCAACAGCTGCAACAGCTATTAGGCCCACCACAAAGCGGCCAAACACTAAAAGCCATTCCGGGTATGGGTACCCGAGTACCCATTTGGTTACTGGGATCCAGTTTATTTAGTGCACAATTAGCGGCCAAAATGGGCCTACCTTATGCCTTTGCTGCTCACTTTGCGCCGCGCATGATGCAAGAGGCGATCAGTCTTTATAAAAATAACTTTCAGCCGTCAGCAGCATTAGCCGCACCTTATGTAATTTTAGGCGTGCCGGTGGTGGTGGGTGATACCGAGCGTGACGCTAACTACTTAGCCACCTCTGGCCAGCAAAAAATATTAAATTTATTTCGCGGTACGTCACTTAGCCTAACGCCGCCGGTAACCAGCATGGAAGGACTCTGGCTGCCTCATGAGCGCCAAGGCGTAGAGCAGTTTTTAGCAGCGGCCGCCATTGGCGACTCAGCGCAAGTGGCCAGCACATTGCACGCCCTAGTGGCACAAACCGGCGCTAATGAGCTGATGGTAGTCACGGATGTGTATGAGCAAGCGGCTCGCCACCACAGCCTTAGTCTGCTAGCCGAATTAGTGAAGAGTTAGAAGGCGCTAACAACACCAGATCTGCCACGCAATACTTGGAAGTATCAACTGTTCAAAAACGAAAATACTTATTATTGATAAGCGCTTAGATAGCTAAAGTATTTATTTTTAATTAGCTCAATTTCTCTGTATTGCGTGGCTAATACCTGTTTAGGCTCTTACTCTGGTATTTAACTCTTCATCTGTTACTGCTTACGCTGCACCTTGTTAGCGGGCAGAATTCACCGCTAACATGTCCCCTTTAATCACCGATTGCTCGGCAATGAGATCTGTCACCACAGCGCGGCTAGCTTTATAATGCGGCGTTAACTTATGCTCGGCTAATGCAGCTTCGTCTTCATAAATTTCATATAACCAAAACAACTCGGGATCTTCTCGGTCTTGCAAGACATCGAAGGTATGACAGCCTGGCTCATCGCGCACAGAGGCTTGCGCATTAGGCAACATAGCGGCTAAAAACTCATCGGTTTTACCTGGCTTAAGCTTGGTTTTGACAATAATGCAATACATTGTAAACTCCGTTTGGTTAATTAAACTCGACAAATAGTACACAAACCTTTTAGTAATAGACAAGTTAGCGGCTTATCCGCTTATTAAGGAGCCCACCATGGAAAGACCCAGTCGTTTAAACGGCATGCGTCATATCGCCTTCACTATGCCCAATCTCGAAGAGTGTGAGCGTTTTTATACCGACATTATGGGCATGCAATTACTGCGTCGTGCACACGAAGATCTCGTCTATTTAACGTGTGGCAACGATAACTTGTCTTTAGGCCGCGCCGATGTACC
This genomic window from Oceanisphaera avium contains:
- a CDS encoding heme ABC transporter ATP-binding protein translates to MSSALFDISKALGAWRRTKSTTTRVPWPSYSIKKTAPHRDALTSPLLNQPVLAINNLSLRLSHRQLLKNINVELKAGQVSVLIGANGAGKSSLFKCIAGEHSYQGKLHLFGQERHAWCRQALARQLGVLPQQSSLQFPFLAKEVVSLGRIPHQASPSEHAKVIEYCMRQAQVWQLRDAPYPQLSGGEKQRIHFARVLAQLTGTQQPKLLLLDEPTSALDLGQQHSVLEEARRLASQGCGVLVIIHDLNLAARYGDQLLLLDKGELVSQGSAQQVLSTENVARYFGYKAQLIQSPFGHPILI
- a CDS encoding type VI secretion system-associated protein TagO; this translates as MQKQLFALLALALSLPVAAEPISVNAFNACAALSPNDARLACYDQLAKDHAKISEHADTAHGKWEVDIKVDPIDDSKTVHIALTADSGNSRYGKPIQLLANCDSDQTELLIDWQIYLGSEAKVTLRIGDHPAHTTKWKLSSNRQQSFNTAPIETLKTMLQAEQMAAQTTPFNQQPSTAIFDLRGLDEAIKPLRAACNW
- a CDS encoding prolyl-tRNA synthetase associated domain-containing protein; translated protein: MDILEKLASWHITPEVIEHAPLFTCNEADRLLLDRPGTRLKNLFLRDNYGRRHALLLTTPHKQVDLKALSKQVSWSRLGFASPERLDKYLKVAPGHVSVLALINDSEQAVELWLDNDLMPGEHLQCHPLRNTATVLLSKADLARFTEHTGHVPQWLAVPERAG
- a CDS encoding LLM class flavin-dependent oxidoreductase, with translation MSVPPIKLSQVTLSMLDLVPTRSGHTIAEAINESVAVAQHVERLGFKRFWLAEHHNIEGIASSATAVLIGHIAGHTQHIRVGSGGIMLPNHPPLVVAEQFGTLATMYPNRIDLGLGRAPGSDQVTMRALHRRPEDADHFPHHVQQLQQLLGPPQSGQTLKAIPGMGTRVPIWLLGSSLFSAQLAAKMGLPYAFAAHFAPRMMQEAISLYKNNFQPSAALAAPYVILGVPVVVGDTERDANYLATSGQQKILNLFRGTSLSLTPPVTSMEGLWLPHERQGVEQFLAAAAIGDSAQVASTLHALVAQTGANELMVVTDVYEQAARHHSLSLLAELVKS
- a CDS encoding putative quinol monooxygenase translates to MYCIIVKTKLKPGKTDEFLAAMLPNAQASVRDEPGCHTFDVLQDREDPELFWLYEIYEDEAALAEHKLTPHYKASRAVVTDLIAEQSVIKGDMLAVNSAR